In the genome of Acidovorax sp. 69, the window AGCGCCTGCACATGCAAGACCACCCCAACGCAGCCCCTGCCCCCAGCCCCCGCGGCTCCAGCGACGCTTTGCTGCGACTGATCGCCGATTCGGTGCCGGCCTTGATGGCGTACTTCGACCTGCCCGGACTGCGCTGCCAGTTCGCCAACCAGGGCTACGCGGCCTACAACGGCCACAGCACCCAATCCATTCTCGGCCTGACCGTACAAGAAGCCATTGGCGACAAGGCCTGGATCGCCATACAGCCGCATGTCGAGCGCTCCACGCTGGGCGAGCACGTGAAGTACACGCGCGAGCAGACCCTGCCCAACGGCGAGGCACGGATGATCGAGGTCAACCTGATCCCCCACTTTGGCGACGACGGAAAACAGCTGGGGTCGTTCGTGCTGATCACCGACATCACCGAGCGCTGGCGCGCAGAACGCACGGTGCGGCAAAGCGAAGAGCGCATGCGCAAATTCACCGAGGCCACCGACGAGGCCATCGTGTTCCACCGCGACGGCATCATCACAGACGGCAACGAGGCGCTGAACCGGCTCACGGGCTATGCACTGCACGAAGTGCTGGGCCTGTCGATCTTCAACTTCATCAGCCCCGAGTGGCGCGCCACGGCGCTGGAATACACCCGCAGCGGCCGCGAAGACCCGTACGAAGTGACCATCCGTCACAAGGACGGCCGCTCCATTCCCGTCGAGGTCGTGGGAAAAACCATGCCCCTGCACCATGCGGACTACCGCATCGTGGTGGTTCGGGACATCACGGCACGCAAGCAGGCCCAGGAGCGAGAGGCTTTCATCACACTGCACGACAGCCTGACGCAGTTGCCCAACCGGCATTTTTTGATGGAGCAGCTGTCCCAGGTACTGGCACTGGCCCGCAGGAGGCATCGCCGCGCGGCCGTACTGTTTGTGAACCTGGACCATTTCAAGACCGTGAACGACTCGTTGGGCCACCAGGCCGGCGACCAGTTGCTGCGCAGTGTGGCGGACCGCCTGCGCCAGGGCGTGCGCGACGCCGATGTCGTGGCACGGCTCGGCGGTGACGAGTTTGTGGTGGTACTCACCGACGTGCAAAACCAGGACGATGTCGCCATGGTGGCCGACAAACTGCTGGCATCCATGCACGGCGTGTTCACGGTGGACCGGCTGCCCCTCACCATTTCGCCCTCCATTGGAATCAGCCTGTTCCCAGACCATGGGGCCAGTGCAGACACCCTGCTGCGCTGCGCCGACGCGGCCATGCACCACGCCAAAGAGAGTGGTCGCGGCAACCGGCAGTTCTATACCTCCCGCATGGACGCCAGCGCCCTCGATGTGCTGCAGCAGGAACGCCTCCTGCGCGAGGCCATCGCCAACAGCCATTTCGTTCTGCACTACCAACCCCAGATTTGTCTGGCAGACGGCTCGTTGCGCGGGCTGGAAGCCCTGGTGCGCTGGCGCCACCCCGAGCGCGGGCTGGTGGGCCCGGACGAATTCATCACCTTCTCGGAGTCGCGCGGGCTGATCACCCCCATCGGCCGCTGGGTGATGCGTGAGGCCTGCCGCCAGCTCAAGGCCTGGCAAGACCAGGGCCTGGCCATGGTGCCGGTGGCGGTGAACCTGTCAGCCCTCGAATTCCGCCAGCGCGATGTGGCTGGCGAAATTGCTGCGGTCCTGCACGAAACCGGGCTCTCCTCCCGGTATTTGGAGATCGAACTGACGGAATCCGTGCTCATGCACCAGACCGGCCAGGAGCTTCACACGCTGGATGCCATCAAGGCACTGGGCGTTGGCATCTCCATTGACGACTTCGGCACGGGGTATTCGTCTCTCGCGTATCTCAAGCGTTACCCCATCGACAAGCTCAAGATCGACCGCTCCTTCGTGGCCGATACCCCAGACAACGCCGACGATGTGGCCATCGTCACCGCCATCGTCCAGATGGCGCGCAGCCTGCAGCTCAAGACCGTGGCGGAAGGGGTGGAGACACAGGCGCAGATGGATCTGCTGGCGGAAATGGGATGCGACTTGATCCAGGGGTTTGTGGTTTCACCCGCCCTGGACGCCGACGCCACGGAGCGGTGGTTGCGGCGGTAATCAGCGCCTTTTTCCGATGCCTGCCCTCTGGCTTGTGGACAATAGGCGAATGCCCCTCATCCCTGACTTCATCGCCCCCACCCGCCACACCGACCCGGCCGAAGCGCTGGCCCAGGTGCAGCGCATTTACCAGCAACAGATTGGCCACCTGCGCGACGCCATGCAACGGTTTGTGGCGGGCGAAACGCCCGAAGGTGCCGTGCGCGCCTTCTACCCCTTTGTGCGGGTACACACCACCACCGTGGCGCGGGCTGACACCAAGCTCGCCTACGGCTTTGTGGAAGGCCCAGGCCGCTACGAAACCACCCTGACCCGGCCCGACCTGTTCGCCAACTACTACGCCGAGCAGTTCCGCCTGCTGCGCGCCAGCCATAACGTAGAGCTGGAAGTGGGCACCAGCACCCACCCCATCCCGATCCACTTCTCGTTTGCCGAGCATGACCACATCGAGGGCACGCTGACCCAGGCGCGCCGGATGCTGATGCGCGACGTGTTCGACCTGCCCGATCTGGCCGCCATGGACGACGGCATCGCCAACGGCACCTGGCAGGCCGCGCCCGGCGAAGCGCAGCCGCTGTCGCTGTTCACCGCACCGCGCGTGGACTACTCACTGCACCGCCTGCGCCACTACACCGGCACGGCGCCCGAGTGGTTCCAGAACTTCGTCCTGTTCACCAATTACCAGTTCTACATCGACGAGTTCGTGCGCCTGGGCCATGCCGAGATGGCCAAGCCTGACAGCGAGTACATCGCCTTCATCGAACCCGGCAACGTGGTCACCCGCCGCGTGGGATTGAACGCCGTGGCGGGCGACGACCTGGGGGCCTCCCCTCCACGCCTGCCACAGATGCCCGCCTACCACCTGGTGCGCAAGGACGCGAGTGGCATCACCATGGTCAACATCGGCGTGGGCCCGGCCAATGCCAAGACCATCACCGACCACATCGCCGTGCTGCGCCCCCACGCCTGGATGATGCTGGGCCACTGCGCGGGCCTGCGCAACAGCCAGCAACTGGGCGACTATGTGTTGGCCCACGCCTATGTGCGCGAGGACCATGTGCTCGACGAAGAGCTTCCGCTGTGGGTGCCCATCCCGGCGCTGTCCGAAATCCAGGTGGCGCTGGAACAGGCCGTGGCCGATGTCACACAAATGGGCAGGGACGAACTCAAGCGCATCATGCGCACCGGCACCGTGGCCAGCACCGACAACCGCAACTGGGAGCTGCTGCCCGACAACACCCCCCAGCGCCGCTTCAGCCAGAGCCGCGCCGTGGCGCTGGACATGGAGAGCGCCACCATCGCGGCCAATGGCTTTCGCTTCCGGGTGCCTTACGGCACCTTGCTGTGCGTGAGCGACAAACCGCTGCACGGCGAAATCAAACTGCCCGGCATGGCCAACCACTTCTACCGCGAGCGGGTCGACCAGCACCTGCGCATCGGCATGCGCGCCATCGAGATCCTGCGCAACGGCGGCGTGGACCGCTTGCACAGCCGCAAGCTGCGCAGCTTTGCCGAGGTCGCTTTTCAGTAACCCAACCCGGGGCCGCTGCGCATGCCACTGGATTTCCTCACCCTGATGACGGTCATGGCGGCCAACCTGTTCATGATCTCGGCCGCACTGCCGCTGATCATGGGCCGGGACGTGAGCCGCGCGGCCCGCCATGTGCAGGCCAGCATGCTGCTGCAGGCGGTGGCCTGGGCCGCCATCATCGCTTCGTCCACTCTGTGGGACCAGGCCCTGTCCACCGTGTCGATTGCCTGCAACGCGGCCGCGCAGTGGATGCTGTACCGGGCGCTGGAGGAATGGCTGGGCCCCCGTCCCTTGCGTCGCATGCTGCTGGTGCTGGTGATAGCCGCCCCGCTGGGCTACACCCTGGGCTTTGGTCACTACGCCTGGCGTGTGGGCTGGGCCAACTTTTTGTTGGCCACCATCCTGTGCATCGTTGCGCGCGCCACCCTGGCGCCCGTGGTCGAGGCCAATCTGCGCTGGCGCAGCCTGCTGCTGGGCTGCCTGCTGACGTCGGCCGCGTTCACGCTGGCGCGGGGCATGCTGGGCGCCTTCACCGACCATTACCCCAGCTTTCGCACGCCACACCCCATCAACCTGGCGGCGGCCGTGGCCACCAACGTGAGCCTGGTGCTGGGCACCGTGGCCGTGCTGGTGGCGTGGCGGTCAGAGGCAGAACACAAGCTGCGCACGCTCGCAATGACGGACGGCCTGACCGGTGTGCTGAACCGGCGCGGCTTCACCACACAAGGCGGCAGCCTGCTGGCGCACGCTGCGCGCCACCAGCTGCCCATGACCGCGCTGATGCTGGACCTGGACCATTTCAAGCAGGTCAACGACACCCACGGCCATGAAGCGGGCGACCGTGCGCTGCAACTGTTTGCCCGTCTGCTGTGCGACACCTGCCGCAGCGGCGACCTCGTGGGACGGCTGGGCGGCGAGGAATTTGGCGTGCTGCTGATGCACAACAGCGCGCCCGCCGGGCTGGCGCTGGACCGCCGATTGCGCAAGCGCCTGCAGGCAGCCAGCGTGGCAGAGCTAGGCTTTGCCCTGAACTACAGCGCCGGGATGGCGATGCTGCAACCCGGTGAGGCCGGCCTGGCGGAACTGATGGCCCGTGCCGACAGCGCACTCTATGCGGCCAAGACCGCAGGCCGGGGGCGGCTGGTGGCTGCGGACGGAACCAATCAATCCTGATTTGATAGCAATAGGCGCAATATTCATATGCGCTTGCGGCGCATTTCACGCCAAATCCTGCCACCAGCCCCTGGCACGCCCGCGTCGCACACAATTCACCCATGACCGCACTCTTCGAAGCATTGAACCTGCGCAAGCGCTATGGCGAGACCACGGTGGTGGACGATGTCTCGTTTGCCATTGCCCCCGGCGAATGCCTGGGGGTCATCGGCCCCAATGGCGCTGGCAAGACCACCACCATCCGCATGTGCCTGGGCCTGGCGTCGCCCGATGGCGGTGCCGTACATTTCACGCCCGAGCCCGGGGCCACGCCACTGCACATGCCACGCGATGCACTGGCCATCAAGGCGCAACTGGGCGTGGTCACCCAGTTCGACACGCTGGACCCAGACTTCACCTGCGCCGAGAACCTGCGCGTGTTTGGCCGCTACTTCGGCATCAAGGGCGCGGTGATGGACGAGCGCGTGCCCCAGTTGCTGGAATTTGCGGCGCTCACCAACAAAGCCGATGCCAAGCCCGGGGAGCTGTCGGGCGGCATGAAGCGGCGGCTGTCGCTGGCGCGCGCGCTGGTCAACAACCCGCGCCTGCTGCTGCTCGACGAGCCCACCACGGGCCTGGACCCACAGGCCCGCCACCTGATGTGGGAGCGGCTGCAACTGTTGCTGCAACAAGGCAAGTCGATTTTGCTGACCACCCACTTCATGGACGAGGCCGAGCGCCTGTGCTCGCGCCTGTTGGTGCTGGACCATGGCAAGAAGATCGCCGAGGGCAAGCCGCGCGAGCTGATCGCCCAGCACCTGGAACCTGATGTGGTGGAGGTGTTTGGCGTGGGCGCCAAGGCCTTGGCAGGAGACGCCGCACTGCGCGCATTGGCGGCGCGCACCGAGATCAGCGGCGAAACCGTATTTTTCTACACGCAAAACGCCCAGCCACTGCTGCAAGCCCTGGCCGCCCACGGCCACCTGCGCACGCTGCACCGGCCCGCCAACCTGGAGGACCTGTTCCTCAAACTCACGGGGCGGCAGATTCGGGAGTGATGGAGTGATGGAGCGACCGGGCGAGTGAATGGGGGAGCGCCATGCACCGGGCATGCAAACGCTCCTCAATGTATAGCTGCCAGCGCTTATGGAATAAGCGCCAGAAGCCCATTTGACTCATATTTTCAGCCTCAAGCCTTGCGTGACTTGACTTTGCTGGCTGCCAGCTTGGCGTTGGTGCGCGCCGTGTCCACATCGGCCGCCCGCGTCAGCGCCACGCCCATGCGGCGCTTGGTGAAGCTCTCGGGCTTGCCGAACAGGCGCAGGTCGGTGCCGGGCACACGCAGGGCTTCTTCCACGCCGTCAAAGACGATGCCCACGGCATCCACACCACCGTAGATCACGGCGCTGGCGCCCGGGTTGCGCAGGCTGGTATCTACCGGCAAACCCAGGATGGCGCGGGCGTGCAGCTCGAACTCGCTCTGGTGCTGGGTGCACAGCGTGACCAGGCCGGTGTCGTGCGGGCGGGGGCTGACTTCGCTGAACCACACGTCCTGGTCCTTCACGAACAGCTCCACCCCAAACAAGCCCTGGCCACCCAGGTTGTCGGTCACGGCCTTGGCGATCTGGCGCGACTTGTCGAGCGCGGCGGGGTGCATGGGGTGGGGCTGCCAGCTTTCCACGTAGTCGCCGCTGACCTGCACGTGGCCGATGGGGTCACAGAAATGCGTTTCGATCTCACCATCCGCGCCGACTGCACGCACCGTGAGCTGGGTGATTTCGTAATCAAAGTCGATAAAGCCTTCGACGATGACGCGGCCGTGACTCACGCGGCCACCGGCCATGGCGTAGTCCCAGGCCTTCTTCACGTCTTCGGGGCCGTCGATCTTGCTCTGGCCCTTGCCCGAGCTGCTCATCACGGGTTTGACGATGCAGGGGTAGCCGATGCCCGCATCGATGGCCGCCTGCAATTCATCCAGCGAGTTACAGAACTGGTACGGGCTGGTAGGCAGGCCCAGCGTTTCGGCCGCCAGCACGCGGATGCCTTCGCGGTCCATGGTCAGGCGTGCGGCGCGGGCCGTGGGGATCACGCGCACGGTGCCCGCAGCTTCCAGCTCTTCCAGCATGGGCGTGGCGATGGCTTCGATCTCGGGCACGACCAAGTGCGGGCGCTCGGCCTCGATCAGGGCCTTGAGCTGGGCCGGGTCGCTCATGGTGATGGTGCGCGCATGGTGGGCCACCTGCTGGCCGGGGGCGTTGTCATAGCGGTCCACGGCAATGGTTTCCACGCCCAGGCGCTGCAGCGCGATCAGCACTTCCTTGCCCAGCTCGCCCGAGCCCAGCAGCATGACTTTGGTGGCATGGGGCGACAGCGGGGTTCCGAGGGTGGTCATGGTGGGGGTGCTTTCAGAAAAGATAAAAGTCGGGATGGGGCAGAACGCTGGCGACTTTAATGCACGCAGGCGCAGAACTTGCAGGCACGGGGCGCATGCCCCCACAACCCCTGCCGCCCTCCACCAGCCCAGCGCGCCCCCACGGCCCCACCGACTGGCACGCCCAGGAGCTGCTGCTGATGCGCGAGGTGATGCGCCTCATCGGCCGCAGCCTGGCGCCCGGCCTGGTGCTGCGCGAGATGCTGCACCTGATGAGCGAGCTGCTGGGCCTGAACCGGGGGCGCATCGTGCTGGTGGACAGCGCCCCCACCGAAGCAGGCGCGCCGCGCACCGCCGCCATCCAGCACGCCTACGGCCTGACCCAGACCGAGGTGGCACGCGGCCACTATGCCTGGGGCGAAGGCATCACAGGCCGCGTGCTGGCCACGGGGCAGCCTGCCATCGTGCAGGACATTGATGCCGAACCGCTGTTTCTGGCGCGCGCGGTGGAGCGCAGCCAGCTGCCGCCCGAGACGGTGGCTTTCATCGCCCTGCCCATCGAGGTCAACAACGCGCCCATCGGCGTGCTGGCCTGCCACCGCATCCGCAGCCGCCAGCGCCACCTGAACGACGACCTGGCCGTGCTGCGCGTGCTGGCCACGCTGGTGGGCCAGTTGCTGCAGCTCGAAGCCCTGGTGGCCGAGCAGACGCGGCAGCTGGAGGCGCGCAATGCCGTGCTGGCCAACGCGCTCAACACCAAAAGCGCGCGCTACGGGCTCATCGGCAGCTCGCAGCCGCTGCTGCAGGCCTTGAGCGAACTAGAGCGCGTCTCGCAGACCCAGGCCACCGTACTGCTG includes:
- a CDS encoding GGDEF domain-containing protein, whose product is MPLDFLTLMTVMAANLFMISAALPLIMGRDVSRAARHVQASMLLQAVAWAAIIASSTLWDQALSTVSIACNAAAQWMLYRALEEWLGPRPLRRMLLVLVIAAPLGYTLGFGHYAWRVGWANFLLATILCIVARATLAPVVEANLRWRSLLLGCLLTSAAFTLARGMLGAFTDHYPSFRTPHPINLAAAVATNVSLVLGTVAVLVAWRSEAEHKLRTLAMTDGLTGVLNRRGFTTQGGSLLAHAARHQLPMTALMLDLDHFKQVNDTHGHEAGDRALQLFARLLCDTCRSGDLVGRLGGEEFGVLLMHNSAPAGLALDRRLRKRLQAASVAELGFALNYSAGMAMLQPGEAGLAELMARADSALYAAKTAGRGRLVAADGTNQS
- a CDS encoding bifunctional diguanylate cyclase/phosphodiesterase; the encoded protein is MQDHPNAAPAPSPRGSSDALLRLIADSVPALMAYFDLPGLRCQFANQGYAAYNGHSTQSILGLTVQEAIGDKAWIAIQPHVERSTLGEHVKYTREQTLPNGEARMIEVNLIPHFGDDGKQLGSFVLITDITERWRAERTVRQSEERMRKFTEATDEAIVFHRDGIITDGNEALNRLTGYALHEVLGLSIFNFISPEWRATALEYTRSGREDPYEVTIRHKDGRSIPVEVVGKTMPLHHADYRIVVVRDITARKQAQEREAFITLHDSLTQLPNRHFLMEQLSQVLALARRRHRRAAVLFVNLDHFKTVNDSLGHQAGDQLLRSVADRLRQGVRDADVVARLGGDEFVVVLTDVQNQDDVAMVADKLLASMHGVFTVDRLPLTISPSIGISLFPDHGASADTLLRCADAAMHHAKESGRGNRQFYTSRMDASALDVLQQERLLREAIANSHFVLHYQPQICLADGSLRGLEALVRWRHPERGLVGPDEFITFSESRGLITPIGRWVMREACRQLKAWQDQGLAMVPVAVNLSALEFRQRDVAGEIAAVLHETGLSSRYLEIELTESVLMHQTGQELHTLDAIKALGVGISIDDFGTGYSSLAYLKRYPIDKLKIDRSFVADTPDNADDVAIVTAIVQMARSLQLKTVAEGVETQAQMDLLAEMGCDLIQGFVVSPALDADATERWLRR
- the purT gene encoding formate-dependent phosphoribosylglycinamide formyltransferase codes for the protein MTTLGTPLSPHATKVMLLGSGELGKEVLIALQRLGVETIAVDRYDNAPGQQVAHHARTITMSDPAQLKALIEAERPHLVVPEIEAIATPMLEELEAAGTVRVIPTARAARLTMDREGIRVLAAETLGLPTSPYQFCNSLDELQAAIDAGIGYPCIVKPVMSSSGKGQSKIDGPEDVKKAWDYAMAGGRVSHGRVIVEGFIDFDYEITQLTVRAVGADGEIETHFCDPIGHVQVSGDYVESWQPHPMHPAALDKSRQIAKAVTDNLGGQGLFGVELFVKDQDVWFSEVSPRPHDTGLVTLCTQHQSEFELHARAILGLPVDTSLRNPGASAVIYGGVDAVGIVFDGVEEALRVPGTDLRLFGKPESFTKRRMGVALTRAADVDTARTNAKLAASKVKSRKA
- a CDS encoding AMP nucleosidase — translated: MPLIPDFIAPTRHTDPAEALAQVQRIYQQQIGHLRDAMQRFVAGETPEGAVRAFYPFVRVHTTTVARADTKLAYGFVEGPGRYETTLTRPDLFANYYAEQFRLLRASHNVELEVGTSTHPIPIHFSFAEHDHIEGTLTQARRMLMRDVFDLPDLAAMDDGIANGTWQAAPGEAQPLSLFTAPRVDYSLHRLRHYTGTAPEWFQNFVLFTNYQFYIDEFVRLGHAEMAKPDSEYIAFIEPGNVVTRRVGLNAVAGDDLGASPPRLPQMPAYHLVRKDASGITMVNIGVGPANAKTITDHIAVLRPHAWMMLGHCAGLRNSQQLGDYVLAHAYVREDHVLDEELPLWVPIPALSEIQVALEQAVADVTQMGRDELKRIMRTGTVASTDNRNWELLPDNTPQRRFSQSRAVALDMESATIAANGFRFRVPYGTLLCVSDKPLHGEIKLPGMANHFYRERVDQHLRIGMRAIEILRNGGVDRLHSRKLRSFAEVAFQ
- a CDS encoding ATP-binding cassette domain-containing protein — translated: MTALFEALNLRKRYGETTVVDDVSFAIAPGECLGVIGPNGAGKTTTIRMCLGLASPDGGAVHFTPEPGATPLHMPRDALAIKAQLGVVTQFDTLDPDFTCAENLRVFGRYFGIKGAVMDERVPQLLEFAALTNKADAKPGELSGGMKRRLSLARALVNNPRLLLLDEPTTGLDPQARHLMWERLQLLLQQGKSILLTTHFMDEAERLCSRLLVLDHGKKIAEGKPRELIAQHLEPDVVEVFGVGAKALAGDAALRALAARTEISGETVFFYTQNAQPLLQALAAHGHLRTLHRPANLEDLFLKLTGRQIRE